From the Marinobacter sp. es.048 genome, the window GATGTGTTCTTCCTCATCCATCATGGGGATTAACTCCAGCATGAGTGCTCGGCGTGCGTCGGAGTGAAACCAGCGGTCCCAGTCTGCTTCAGACCGCCAGTTCGCCAGTGTTATCCGGTGATTGGGGTCGTGGCTGTCAACCAGGGTTTCGCCGGATATAAAGCCGGGGGCACTGACAGCCTGCTGGAGAACCTTGCGCGAACGTTCTTCGTAGGCTGTTTCCAGGGTTTCAGCAATATGGCGTTCGATCAGAACCCGGATCATGGCAAACCTCCAAGTGTTTTAACTGTTATAAACAATAATTTAGCAGGTTTTCACGAAAAATCAGGTTCATTGACAGGAGACCTAGTGTGAGCGCAACCGAATACGACCTGGAGCTGGATGCCCGTGGCCTTTTCTGCCCGGAACCGGTGATGATGCTTCATAACCGGATCAATGATGTTCAACCCGGCGGTGTGTTGCGAGTTGTTGCCACTGATCCTTCCACCACCCGGGACATACCGAGGTTCTGCCAGTTTCTTGGTCACGAGCTGATAGATCAGTCCGAAGACAGTGACCTGTTCATCTACCTGATACGACGAGGGCAATAGCTGCCCATCGTGTTAAACCTCCGGGCGCAGCGTCCGGAGGTGGCCAAGGAATTCCGCACGATCCATTTCGCCTAGCACCCTCCGCCGGGAGAGCTCTTCTCCATTGCTGCCGTAGAACAGGATGGCGGGCGGCCCAAAGAGACCAAGGTCGTCCAGCATGGCCTGTTGTTCCGGTGTGTTGTCGGTCATGTCGATCTGCAGCAAAGTATAGGGCGCAAGCGCCTGGATCACATCCGGCTTGCTGAACACATTGCGCTCCATGACCTTGCAGGAAATGCACCAGTCGGCATAGAAATCAAGCATCACGGGCCGGCCCTGTTCCCGGGCCTGTTGCAACATCGCCCGTATTTCAGCGGGCTGTTCGACGCGGACAAAATCAGCGTGCTGGAGACCTCCGGCGCCAACGGCACCGGATGACGCGGAAGCCATGGTAAAGGGTGCCAGAGGTTTCAACGGATCGTTGGCCCCGCCCACAGCGCCTGCGAGCAAAGCGAGGCCGTAGGCGAAAAGAACCAGGCCAAGGCCTTTGCGAGTTCGCTCCCAGCCTGCCTTGGCGGCATCAAAGGCGCCCAACTGGACGCCGGTGATGGCAACAAGGAGGCCCCACAGGGTCAGTGCCAGCCACCCCGGGACCAGGCGCTCAACCAGCCAGATGGCCACCGCCAGCAACATGACACCATAGAAGTGTTTCACCGCAGTCATCCAGTGGCCGGTTGTGGGCAGCAGTTTTCGACCACCCACTGCCACCAGAATCAGTGGAATGCCCATGCCAAGGCCAAGTGCAAAAAGGGCGACACCCCCGATGACGGCATCTTGGGTGGTGGAGATATACAAAAGGCTGCCGGCCAGCGGAGCTGATACGCAGGGCGATACAATCAGGGCAGACAGAGCGCCAATACCGAAAATACTGAACACCCGGCTTCCGGTGAGCCGGTGGCTGGCGTCATTGAGTGGTTCACGAATGAAGCGCGGTAGCTGGATTTCAAACACGTCGAACATGGACAGTGCAAATACCACGAACAGCAGGGCAAAGACGCTCAAAACCCAGGGTGATTGCAGTTGTGCCTGAAGGTTGAAGCTGGCGCCGAGCAGGCCGGTCAGCACGCCGGCTGCAGCGTAGGTCAGTGCCATGCCCAGAACGTAACTGCCCGACAAGAGCAGGGCATGCCCAGCGGTTCGTGTGTTCCTGCCGGAAACCAGGGACGAAATAATGGGTACCATGGGCAGAACGCAGGGGGTGAAGGTCAAACCCAGCCCCAGCAAAAGAAACACACCTGCGATCACAAGGGTAGATTGCTGAGCCAGAAAACCCGCGAGTCCGGTGGCGGTTTCCGTGTTGACAGGTACGCTGCCGCCTCCCGAAAAACCGGCTGCCGACGATGATGGCGAGCCGGAGCCGCCACTGCCCTGATAGAAGAGTGCATCCCGGGTCTGGGGCGGGTAACACAGCCCGGCTTTGGCGCAGCCCTGATAGGTTACCTGCAGCTGTGCCTCCCGGACGCCGGCTGGAAGAGAGACCGGAACACGGGCTTCAATGGGGTCAAAGAATACCGTGGTTCTTCCGAAGAATTCGTCTTCAGTCACCGTTCCTGATGCCGAAAATTCCGGTTCGCCAAGTTCGACATCGGGATTGGTAGCAGTGATGCTTACCCGTTTGCGATAAAGATAGTGCCCGGGTGTGATGTCCCAGGTGAGAACCACGGCGTCAGCGTCGGTGGTGAAACTGAAGGGCAGAGCTTCGTCGACCGGAAGGAAATCATTACTCTGGCCGCCAAACAGGGAGCCCCCATTACTGCCAAGGGCCCAGGCAGAAGAGGAGGCCAAAAGCATCAGGCTGAGTGCAAGAATCAGGTTTAGTGGATGCACCCGTTGGCGTTTCATCTTTGTTACTGCAGCGAAAGCCATCATTGATTGTAGGATTTCCCGGTTAGTGTCTCTTTGATCAGACTGTTTCAAAGTCGGACTGTTACAGCGCAGTCGCAGCCGGCTCACGCCAGCAATGGACATGAGGGGGTTGTCAAAGTTCCCTCTGGTATTGGGGGCGGTAAAGTCGCACAATAGCCACCCAATGAATCACAGTCCAAATGATCTTATCATGCTGTTTAATGACCTTTTCCGGGAAGCATACCGGACAGTTCTGGTCAAAGGCAGCGATGAACCTGAATACTTGCCTGCCAGCGGGCCCGAAGGCTTGGCTCAGGTTGTTTTTGCTCACGGCTATTATGCCAGCGCTTTGCATGAAATAAGCCACTGGTGTATTGCTGGTGAGTACCGGCGCACACTTCACGACTATGGTTACTGGTACTGTCCGGATGGCCGTACACTGCAGCAGCAAGAGGCTT encodes:
- a CDS encoding antibiotic biosynthesis monooxygenase family protein; its protein translation is MIRVLIERHIAETLETAYEERSRKVLQQAVSAPGFISGETLVDSHDPNHRITLANWRSEADWDRWFHSDARRALMLELIPMMDEEEHITVLEQSAF
- the tusA gene encoding sulfurtransferase TusA: MSATEYDLELDARGLFCPEPVMMLHNRINDVQPGGVLRVVATDPSTTRDIPRFCQFLGHELIDQSEDSDLFIYLIRRGQ
- the dsbD gene encoding protein-disulfide reductase DsbD, which translates into the protein MKRQRVHPLNLILALSLMLLASSSAWALGSNGGSLFGGQSNDFLPVDEALPFSFTTDADAVVLTWDITPGHYLYRKRVSITATNPDVELGEPEFSASGTVTEDEFFGRTTVFFDPIEARVPVSLPAGVREAQLQVTYQGCAKAGLCYPPQTRDALFYQGSGGSGSPSSSAAGFSGGGSVPVNTETATGLAGFLAQQSTLVIAGVFLLLGLGLTFTPCVLPMVPIISSLVSGRNTRTAGHALLLSGSYVLGMALTYAAAGVLTGLLGASFNLQAQLQSPWVLSVFALLFVVFALSMFDVFEIQLPRFIREPLNDASHRLTGSRVFSIFGIGALSALIVSPCVSAPLAGSLLYISTTQDAVIGGVALFALGLGMGIPLILVAVGGRKLLPTTGHWMTAVKHFYGVMLLAVAIWLVERLVPGWLALTLWGLLVAITGVQLGAFDAAKAGWERTRKGLGLVLFAYGLALLAGAVGGANDPLKPLAPFTMASASSGAVGAGGLQHADFVRVEQPAEIRAMLQQAREQGRPVMLDFYADWCISCKVMERNVFSKPDVIQALAPYTLLQIDMTDNTPEQQAMLDDLGLFGPPAILFYGSNGEELSRRRVLGEMDRAEFLGHLRTLRPEV